AATGAAGAGGTAAAGGAATGCGGTTTTTTAATGACCATACCCACCTCAAAAAGGTCTCCTTCACTTAATCTTGCCCAGGCCGTACTTATAATCGCCTACGAACTACATTGCCAGGTAACAGAATTCTCTAATGAAAAAGAGATAATTGAAATGCCCTTAATAAAATTTGTAAACCATGAAGATATAGATGATCTCCTTAAAAGAATCAGGGAGGCCCTGAAGACCCTCGGCTATATTCCAAGGGGTGACAGAGATCTTGAAGAGAAGGTCATGAATAACCTTGGTTTTCTCCTCAGGAGAGCAGGTCTTACAGACTGGGAGCTTAATATGCTTCACGGTATATGCACAGCAGTGATTAGAGCTAGGGAGGATATGCAATCAGTAATGAGTTAAAAACCCTTATATTTACTTATGTTAAAATAACACACTGAAAGGAGCCTTTTGTGATACCTTATAAAGATGACAATCCAACACACACTTTTCCCTTTTTTACTGTTACAATCATTTGCCTGAATGTGGGAATATACCTTTTGCAGGTAATCACCTCCAGCACCGAAAGATTTGCCCTGCTTTATGGTGCCATACCTTCAGCAATACTTACCTTTGAGTCCAATCAGCCGATTCACCCTGTAGTAACACTATTGACCTCCATGTTTCTTCACGGCGGATTGTTTCACCTTGCAGGAAACATGCTTTATCTCTGGATATTCGGCAACAATATTGAAGATACCCTCGGTCATATAAAATTTCTATTATTCTATCTTCTTGCTGGAGTTTTTGCTGCCTACAGTCACGCAATTGTTGAAGGTCCCTCATCAAATATTCCCATGATCGGTGCAAGCGGTGCAATCTCTGGAATACTTGGTGGCTATCTTATCCTTTATCCCCATGCCAGAGTCCACACATTAATGATCTTCGGATTCTTTGTCCAGGTGGTTAGAATTCCAGCCTTGATAGTTATAGGATTTTGGGCTATTATACAGATATTGAATGGTCTCATTACAGCAGGTATTGGAGGCCAGGGTGGAGTTGCCTGGTTTGCCCATATAGGAGGATTTCTGTTTGGGTTGTTTACAATAAAATTATGGAGACCAAAGAGGAGGTATTATTATAGATGGTAGTGACATGTCCCCAGTGCAAGGTAAAATTGAAGGTTGATGATGCAAAGATTCCCGCCCAGGGTGCAAGATTCAAATGTCCTAAGTGCTCTACTGCAATTTTTGTAAAACCACCAGAGCAAACAAAGGTTGAATCCACACCCGCTTTTACAGGGAAAAAAGAAGATATTACTCAGGTATCAAGCGGACTTGATATGAAAAAGGTACTAATTGCACATGGAGATGAGCAGTTGCTTAAAGAGATGGAAAGACTTGTACGTGAGGCAGGATATATACCTGTAGTTTCACAGGATGGAATTGAGGCTATCGTGAAGGCATCAAAGGAATTGCCTTTTGTGGCAGTTCTTGATGTTGCCCTTCCTAAGGAATACGGTTTTGATGTATGCAGGAAGCTTAAAGAGATTGAATATACAAAGGATATTAAGGTAATACTCATTACATCTGTCTACGACAAAACAAGGTATAAAAGGCCTCCTGTATCTCTTTACGGTGCAGATGATTATATTGAAGAGCATGAGGTAAAAGAAGCGCTTATAAAAAAAATAAAGGCTATAAAATCAAGTCCTGCAGATGAAAGGGCTTCACCTGATACACAGAAAGACATAACTCCTCCTGAAAAGAAAGAAAGGCTCTTACCAAAAGGCCTTGATAGCTTTATCCCGCCCGGTGAGACAGAAAAGGTAAAAAGTGAGCCCTCCAAGGTGCAGCCTCGGGAGGTTATTTCAGAAAAAGCCATAGAACCAGAGGCCAGAGTATCTATTGGGGCTGAAGCAACTGATGAGATGGCAGAAAAGGCAAGAAGGCTTGCAAGGACAATTATATCTGACATATATTTTTACAATCCCCAGAAATTTGAGGATGCTGTAAAAAAAGGCACATTTTATGAAACCTTTCAGGAGGAGCTCAAGGAAGGCCTTAAATTATATGAAAGCCGTATCCCGTACGAGGTCAGAAAAAGGGCTGATTATTTTAAAGAGCAGATAGAGGCCTTTATAGAAAGCAAGAAAAAATAAAAAATTAAGAAAAAGCGAGAAAAAACCAAAAAAAACTACGAATCAGCTAAAAATTCCTTTATCATATCCTTATTTAACCTTGCTTAAAGATCGTAAGGCTTAATATATTATTAGCACTCTCATTAATTGAGTGCTAATAATATTTTTCTTTGCTCACTTTGTGAGCAGAAATTTAATTAATGGATAGAGAAAGGAGTGAAGCGCCTATGAAGTTTAAACCTTTGAAGGAAAGAGTATTTATTAAGTATTCAGAGGAAATGGAAAAGACGCCTGGCGGTCTTTATGTGCCAGATACGGCAAAGGAGAAACCCCAGAAGGGTGTGGTCGAGGCAGTAGGTCCTGAGGTTAAAGAGGTAAAGGTTGGTAATACCGTGCTATTTGATAAGTACTCCGGTACCAAAATAAACCTTGATAATCAGGAATACCTGATTATAAAAGAAGAAGATATCCTTGGGATATTAGAAGAATAAAGGAGGTTGAAGCTTATGGCAGCAAAACAGCTTATATTCAATGAACATGCAAGACAGAAGATACTTGATGGTGTGACAATTCTCACAAACGCTGTAAAGGCAACACTTGGGCCTCAGGGAAGGAATGTAATAATTGACAGAAAATTCGGTTCCCCTCTTATTACAAAGGATGGTGTTACTGTTGCAAAAGAGATAGAGCTGAAGGATCCCTTTGAGAACATGGGAGCCCAGCTCGTAAGAGAAGTGGCAAGCAAGACATCAGATACAGCCGGTGATGGGACAACAACAGCAACTGTTCTTGCCTATGCCATCTATAAAGAAGGGATGAAACATGTAGTTGCTGGTGCGAATCCAATGGAGCTCAAGAGGGGCATAGAGAAGGCTGTCGAGACAGTTGTTGAAGAGCTAAAAAAACTCAGCAAGCCAG
The sequence above is drawn from the Thermodesulfovibrionales bacterium genome and encodes:
- a CDS encoding rhomboid family intramembrane serine protease, with amino-acid sequence MIPYKDDNPTHTFPFFTVTIICLNVGIYLLQVITSSTERFALLYGAIPSAILTFESNQPIHPVVTLLTSMFLHGGLFHLAGNMLYLWIFGNNIEDTLGHIKFLLFYLLAGVFAAYSHAIVEGPSSNIPMIGASGAISGILGGYLILYPHARVHTLMIFGFFVQVVRIPALIVIGFWAIIQILNGLITAGIGGQGGVAWFAHIGGFLFGLFTIKLWRPKRRYYYRW
- a CDS encoding zinc-ribbon domain-containing protein, whose amino-acid sequence is MVVTCPQCKVKLKVDDAKIPAQGARFKCPKCSTAIFVKPPEQTKVESTPAFTGKKEDITQVSSGLDMKKVLIAHGDEQLLKEMERLVREAGYIPVVSQDGIEAIVKASKELPFVAVLDVALPKEYGFDVCRKLKEIEYTKDIKVILITSVYDKTRYKRPPVSLYGADDYIEEHEVKEALIKKIKAIKSSPADERASPDTQKDITPPEKKERLLPKGLDSFIPPGETEKVKSEPSKVQPREVISEKAIEPEARVSIGAEATDEMAEKARRLARTIISDIYFYNPQKFEDAVKKGTFYETFQEELKEGLKLYESRIPYEVRKRADYFKEQIEAFIESKKK
- the groES gene encoding co-chaperone GroES, which encodes MKFKPLKERVFIKYSEEMEKTPGGLYVPDTAKEKPQKGVVEAVGPEVKEVKVGNTVLFDKYSGTKINLDNQEYLIIKEEDILGILEE